One part of the Vicia villosa cultivar HV-30 ecotype Madison, WI linkage group LG6, Vvil1.0, whole genome shotgun sequence genome encodes these proteins:
- the LOC131610346 gene encoding leucine-rich repeat receptor-like tyrosine-protein kinase PXC3 has protein sequence MEILCLLYVMLGMYLSFGEFVGAELQDQAIIEAINQELRVPEWSDANISDYCTWQGVSCGNHSMVEKLDLSHRSLRGNVSLISELKSLKLLDLSNNNFGGLIPLAFGDLSELEVLDLSSNKFEGSIPSQFGDLRSLKSLNISNNLLVGELPMELHGLKKLQDLQLSSNQLSGFIPSWVGNLTDLRVFSAYENRLDGRIPDNLGLIPELQILNLHSNQLEGPIPASIFASGKLEVLVLTQNNFSGDLPEEIGNCRGLSSVRIGNNHLVGTIPKTIGNLSSLTYFEADNNNLSGEVVSEFARCSNLTLLNLASNGFSGTIPQEFGQLMNLQELILSGNGLFGDIPKPILSCKSLNKLDISNNRFNGTIPNEICNISRLQYLLLNLNSIRGEIPHEIGSCAKLLELQLGSNYLTGTIPPEIGRIRNLQIALNLSFNHLHGPLPPELGKLDKLVSLDVSNNRLSGNIPTELKGMLSLIEVNFSNNLFGGPVPTFVPFQKSPSSSFVGNKGLCGDPLNSSCGNIYDDHSNYHHKVSYRIVLAVIGSGLAVFISVTIVVLLFMIRERQEKAAKEAAGIVDDPTDDKPTIIAGTVFVDNLQQAIDLDAVVNATLKDSNKLSSGTFSSVYKATMPSGVVISVRRLKSVDKTIIHHQNKMIRELERLSKVCHDNLVRPIGYVIYEDVALLLHNYFPNGTLSQLLHESTKQPEYQPDWPARLSIAIGVAEGLAFLHHVAIIHLDISSGNVLLDANFKPLVGEIEISKLLDPTRGTGSISAVAGSFGYIPPEYAYTMQVTAPGNVYSYGVVLLEILTSRQPVEEDFGEGVDLVKWVQSAPVRGETPEQILDARLSTVSFGWRKEMLAALKVALLCTDGTPAKRPKMKNVIEMLREIK, from the exons ATGGAAATTCTGTGCTTGTTGTATGTTATGTTGGGTATGTATCTTTCATTTGGTGAGTTTGTTGGTGCTGAGTTACAAGACCAAGCTATAATAGAAGCCATCAATCAAGAGCTAAGAGTTCCTGAATGGAGTGATGCAAACATTTCTGATTACTGTACATGGCAAGGGGTTTCATGTGGCAATCATTCAATGGTGGAGAAGCTTGATCTTTCTCACAGAAGCCTGAGAGGTAATGTGAGTTTAATCTCTGAGCTCAAAAGTTTGAAGTTGCTTGATCTTTCTAATAATAACTTTGGTGGATTGATTCCTCTTGCTTTTGGAGATTTGTCTGAGCTTGAAGTTCTTGATTTGTCTTCTAATAAGTTTGAAGGTTCAATTCCATCACAGTTTGGTGATCTCAGAAGCTTAAAATCATTGAACATTTCTAATAATTTGCTTGTTGGTGAGTTACCAATGGAACTTCATGGTTTGAAGAAATTGCAGGATTTACAACTTTCTAGTAATCAATTGAGTGGTTTTATACCTTCTTGGGTGGGGAATTTAACCGATTTGAGAGTTTTTTCGGCGTATGAGAATCGTTTAGATGGTAGGATTCCAGATAATCTAGGTTTGATTCCTGAACTTCAGATTCTTAACTTGCATTCTAACCAGCTTGAAGGTCCGATACCAGCAAGCATTTTCGCTTCGGGGAAGCTAGAAGTTCTGGTTCTTACTCAGAATAATTTTAGTGGCGATCTTCCGGAGGAAATTGGGAACTGTCGTGGCCTTTCGAGCGTTAGAATTGGAAACAACCATCTTGTAGGTACTATTCCTAAGACCATTGGAAATCTTAGTAGCCTGACATATTTCGAAGCCGATAATAATAATCTTTCTGGTGAGGTAGTGTCGGAGTTTGCACGGTGTTCTAATCTCACCCTTTTGAATTTAGCTTCAAATGGATTTTCCGGGACGATTCCACAAGAGTTTGGACAACTTATGAATCTTCAGGAATTAATTTTGTCAGGAAATGGCCTATTTGGTGATATTCCAAAACCAATTCTCAGTTGTAAAAGCCTCAACAAGCTTGATATTAGCAACAACAGATTCAATGGGACGATACcgaacgaaatctgcaatatttctCGGTTGCAGTACTTGTTATTGAATCTGAATTCCATAAGAGGAGAGATCCCTCATGAAATTGGAAGCTGTGCAAAACTCCTTGAATTACAGTTAGGGAGTAATTATTTGACTGGAACTATTCCTCCTGAGATCGGTCGCATCAGGAACTTACAGATAGCTTTGAATTTGAGCTTCAATCATCTCCACGGACCACTTCCGCCAGAATTGGGAAAACTGGATAAACTTGTTTCTCTTGATGTTTCGAATAATCGGCTATCAGGTAATATCCCAACCGAGCTTAAGGGAATGTTGAGCTTGATAGAGGTGAATTTCTCGAATAATCTATTTGGAGGCCCTGTGCCAACATTTGTACCGTTCCAGAAGAGTCCTAGTTCGAGTTTTGTAGGAAATAAAGGGCTTTGTGGAGATCCATTGAACTCTTCATGTGGGAATATTTATGATGATCACAGTAATTACCATCATAAGGTTTCTTACAGAATCGTATTGGCGGTAATTGGTTCTGGTTTGGCAGTTTTTATATCAGTAACTATAGTTGTCTTGCTGTTTATGATCAGAGAGAGGCAAGAAAAAGCAGCTAAAGAGGCTGCTGGTATTGTTGATGATCCAACCGATGACAAACCAACTATCATAGCAGGGACGGTTTTTGTTGATAATCTACAACAAGCGATAGACCTCGACGCTGTTGTTAACGCAACGCTGAAAGACTCGAATAAACTCAGCAGCGGAACTTTCAGCTCAGTTTACAAAGCAACCATGCCTTCTGGTGTGGTTATATCTGTCAGGAGACTGAAATCTGTGGACAAAACTATAATCCACCATCAGAACAAGATGATTCGAGAACTCGAAAGGCTAAGCAAGGTTTGTCACGATAATCTCGTGCGACCTATCGGCTATGTCATTTACGAAGATGTTGCTCTTCTCTTGCATAATTATTTTCCTAATGGAACATTGTCTCAGCTTCTTCATGAATCTACAAAGCAACCTGAATATCAGCCTGATTGGCCAGCTAGGCTATCCATCGCCATCGGTGTCGCAGAAGGCTTGGCTTTCCTTCATCATGTGGCAATTATCCATCTTGACATTTCTTCTGGCAATGTTCTTTTGGATGCAAACTTCAAACCATTGGTTGGAGAGATTGAGATTTCAAAACTTCTTGATCCAACCAGAGGAACTGGAAGTATTAGTGCAGTTGCCGGTTCCTTCGGTTACATACCTCCAG AATATGCATACACCATGCAAGTGACAGCACCGGGAAATGTTTACAGCTACGGCGTTGTATTGTTGGAAATCCTTACATCTCGACAACCTGTTGAAGAAGATTTCGGCGAAGGCGTAGATTTGGTGAAGTGGGTTCAAAGTGCTCCTGTAAGAGGCGAAACTCCAGAGCAGATACTTGATGCAAGGCTTAGCACGGTTTCCTTCGGTTGGAGGAAAGAAATGCTTGCTGCTCTAAAGGTTGCGTTGCTCTGCACCGACGGCACACCAGCCAAACGACCGAAAATGAAGAATGTAATTGAAATGCTTCGGGAAATTAAGTAA